One segment of Setaria viridis chromosome 4, Setaria_viridis_v4.0, whole genome shotgun sequence DNA contains the following:
- the LOC117851443 gene encoding uncharacterized protein yields MIQLLFTVLAAEAAVAATLLFKTPLRKLAVLALDRLKRGRGPVMVRTVAATVLVVLASSLHSMAQIRGRAEGELDGAGVVGLTPTDQVLLARHLLEASLMGYSLFLALVIDRLHNYVKEIRRLKKNLEAVSKQNKTMLEEATHGRSEESERDLKDISDAKKDA; encoded by the exons ATGATCCAGCTCCTCTTCACGGTGctcgcggcggaggccgcggtggcggcgacgctgCTCTTCAAGACGCCGCTGCGGAAGCTGGCCGTGCTCGCGCTCGACCGCCTCAAGCGGGGGCGCGGGCCCGTCATGGTGCGTACCGTGGCGGCCACTGTCCTCGTCGTGCTCGCATCCAGCCTCCACAGCATGGCCCAGATCCGCGGCCGCGCCGAGGGGGAGCTCGACGGTGCCGGGGTCGTGGGGCTCACCCCCACCGACCAGGTCCTCCTCGCGCGCCACCTCCTCGAGGCCTCGCTCATGG GATACTCATTATTCCTTGCTCTAGTCATCGACCGGCTCCACAACTATGTCAAAGAAATTCGAAGGCTCAAGAAGAACCTGGAGGCTGTCTCAAAACAGAACAAGACGATGCTAGAGGAAGCAACCCATGGAAGGTCGGAAGAGAGTGAGCGTGACCTGAAGGACATTTCTGACGCCAAAAAGGATGCCTAA